One Turneriella parva DSM 21527 genomic region harbors:
- a CDS encoding DUF2817 domain-containing protein → MADEVKPSEQFAEPREILQSFSSLGSVGTSAGGNAIWGKRFHGPGQRVLFIGGVHGNETEGIAATKGYFDEFVVNGNTPKSGRDILFIPVLNPDGLLAFSRHNGNRVDLNRNMPTADWKANDPGEKYYSGPAAASEPESQLLLQILADFKPEFIVSLHSWKPMFNVNGPAHEYARRMHAALPYEITEDIGYPTPGSLGTYAGWERKIPTITFEIERGLPLADVYRIVRGALLAVI, encoded by the coding sequence ATGGCTGATGAAGTAAAACCCTCAGAACAATTTGCAGAGCCCCGCGAGATTTTGCAGAGCTTCAGCTCGCTGGGGAGCGTCGGTACCTCGGCTGGCGGTAATGCCATTTGGGGTAAACGTTTTCACGGGCCAGGCCAGAGAGTGCTCTTTATCGGCGGCGTGCACGGCAACGAAACCGAAGGCATCGCAGCGACGAAAGGTTATTTCGACGAGTTTGTCGTAAACGGCAATACCCCCAAAAGTGGGCGCGATATTCTGTTTATTCCGGTTCTGAACCCCGATGGGCTTCTCGCCTTCTCACGGCATAACGGCAATCGTGTGGATCTCAACCGAAACATGCCGACTGCAGACTGGAAAGCCAACGACCCGGGTGAAAAATATTATTCGGGGCCTGCAGCCGCCTCTGAGCCTGAATCGCAGCTGCTCTTGCAGATACTCGCCGACTTCAAACCTGAGTTTATCGTTTCATTGCACTCATGGAAACCCATGTTCAATGTGAACGGGCCCGCGCACGAATACGCAAGGCGCATGCACGCAGCACTGCCATATGAAATAACTGAAGACATCGGTTACCCGACCCCAGGTTCACTCGGCACCTATGCCGGGTGGGAGAGAAAAATACCCACGATCACGTTCGAGATTGAACGCGGCCTGCCGCTTGCAGATGTCTATCGCATCGTGCGCGGCGCTCTGCTTGCGGTTATTTAA
- a CDS encoding bifunctional 5,10-methylenetetrahydrofolate dehydrogenase/5,10-methenyltetrahydrofolate cyclohydrolase: MPLFDALPQTTFDPALWVDGKRLMGKKLAELLRQHIKEETAKTGLKPGLAVILVGDDAASQIYVAGKEKAALELGFDSRIVRLPANTTQEALVAEIHKFNVDASVHGILVQLPLPAHLNESQILQAIVAEKDADGFHYLNQGKLAAGIAATLPCTPAGIALMLRELAAAKSHPAADLTGRHAVVVGRSNIVGKPMAQLLLSGLNMTVTICHSKTHNLQRFVADADVLVSATGVRGVIDEKMVKAGAIVIDVGMHRIDGKVTGDLIMSEIENKASYYTPVPGGVGPMTIAMLLFNTYQNAQRMRAAGTRLA, from the coding sequence GTGCCGCTGTTCGATGCCCTGCCCCAGACAACTTTCGACCCTGCCCTCTGGGTTGACGGCAAGCGGCTCATGGGCAAGAAGCTGGCAGAACTCTTAAGGCAGCATATTAAAGAAGAAACAGCGAAAACCGGTTTAAAACCCGGGCTTGCGGTGATTCTGGTCGGCGACGATGCTGCCTCACAGATCTATGTTGCGGGCAAAGAGAAGGCCGCGCTCGAACTGGGTTTCGATTCGCGTATCGTGCGCCTGCCCGCAAACACGACGCAAGAGGCGCTGGTTGCTGAAATCCACAAGTTTAATGTCGATGCATCTGTGCACGGTATTCTCGTTCAATTGCCGCTGCCGGCGCACCTCAACGAAAGCCAGATTCTACAGGCGATTGTCGCCGAAAAAGACGCCGACGGCTTTCACTATCTGAATCAGGGTAAGCTCGCAGCGGGTATCGCCGCAACCCTGCCCTGCACACCTGCCGGCATCGCGCTGATGCTGCGCGAACTCGCGGCGGCAAAATCTCACCCTGCTGCAGACCTCACTGGCAGGCATGCGGTCGTCGTCGGCAGATCGAACATTGTCGGCAAACCGATGGCCCAGCTGCTGCTCTCGGGGCTCAACATGACGGTGACGATTTGCCATTCAAAGACGCATAACCTGCAGCGCTTCGTCGCAGACGCCGATGTGCTCGTGAGCGCAACGGGTGTGCGCGGGGTAATCGATGAAAAGATGGTTAAGGCCGGTGCCATCGTGATCGACGTTGGCATGCACCGTATCGACGGCAAGGTGACGGGCGATCTGATCATGAGTGAAATTGAAAACAAGGCAAGTTATTATACTCCGGTACCGGGCGGGGTTGGCCCCATGACGATTGCGATGCTGCTTTTTAACACTTACCAGAACGCGCAGCGCATGCGCGCTGCCGGTACCAGACTCGCCTGA
- a CDS encoding InlB B-repeat-containing protein, with protein sequence MIGIEGGEIVADDGSWKLTVPAFALRFPQEITITSDATAVGTVGAEYRKVSKAFKFEPHGLFFEQPANFWFKYEQGDMPEGSLQEKLVAMHYVHDDSKLERTRTTVNAALNEATSAMQHFSIANGLTNRIEKVIDGTISNTNPVQNTANDLVLHFAQLADDAARQAEYLAYQTLIDAFVAKTEQILGYNPLFQAFPGIFPTGTTGGYNIIYNANGAESGTAPSDSTIYPTGNNATILGNTGSMTRAYHTFAGWNTAADGSGTLYVAGASLAIASANVVLHAQWVEDAKYTITYHANTSTGGTVPVDVGQYYAGMSVIVSANTGGLHKSGAILLGWNTAADGGGTLYVPGQPLVMPGAHMTLYAHWQSKFTRLEGVAGKTTRGTNSIYDSLGNTYVVGITDGNLHGENLNGTIDTFVSKYSPTRVRQWTRLIGTAGKQVLGAGVAVDTLGNLFVTGRVLAGGSCVLHGESCVGSNDTFLVKYDSAGTRIWTRIVGIVAGSAIAMFVAIDANGHSLISGTTTGSLHGEAMTGAGAAFLIKYDTEGVREWTRLSSVAAASTGAYGVRADSAGNYYVSGGYNRKSRFRGKSWHAGCISDQV encoded by the coding sequence GTGATCGGCATCGAAGGCGGCGAAATTGTCGCGGACGATGGCAGCTGGAAACTCACTGTTCCCGCTTTCGCATTGCGTTTTCCGCAAGAAATTACGATTACCTCTGACGCAACAGCTGTCGGTACGGTGGGGGCAGAATACCGCAAAGTCAGCAAAGCCTTCAAATTCGAGCCGCACGGACTTTTCTTCGAACAGCCCGCCAACTTCTGGTTTAAGTATGAACAAGGTGACATGCCTGAGGGTAGTTTACAAGAGAAACTCGTCGCGATGCACTACGTGCATGACGATTCGAAGCTCGAGCGCACGCGCACCACTGTCAATGCTGCCTTAAATGAGGCGACCTCAGCGATGCAGCATTTTTCTATAGCCAATGGTCTGACCAACCGCATTGAAAAGGTGATCGATGGCACTATTTCCAATACGAATCCTGTACAGAATACCGCGAACGATCTGGTGTTGCATTTTGCGCAATTGGCCGATGATGCAGCACGGCAGGCCGAATACCTTGCTTACCAGACGCTGATCGATGCCTTCGTGGCAAAGACAGAACAGATTCTGGGTTACAACCCGCTATTTCAGGCTTTTCCAGGAATCTTTCCCACGGGAACGACCGGCGGCTATAACATCATCTATAATGCGAACGGTGCTGAATCAGGTACCGCACCTTCCGATTCAACTATTTATCCCACTGGCAACAACGCAACAATTCTTGGCAACACGGGCAGCATGACGCGCGCGTACCACACTTTCGCTGGCTGGAACACAGCAGCCGACGGCAGCGGCACTCTCTACGTCGCTGGTGCATCGCTCGCCATCGCCTCGGCAAACGTGGTGCTGCACGCACAATGGGTCGAAGATGCGAAGTATACGATCACGTACCACGCGAACACCAGCACAGGTGGCACAGTGCCGGTCGATGTCGGGCAATATTATGCCGGGATGAGTGTAATCGTGTCGGCGAATACGGGGGGATTACATAAGTCAGGTGCCATCCTTTTAGGATGGAACACGGCTGCGGATGGAGGTGGAACCCTCTATGTGCCGGGGCAGCCGTTAGTCATGCCCGGGGCTCACATGACCCTGTATGCTCATTGGCAGTCAAAATTCACAAGACTCGAAGGGGTTGCCGGAAAGACGACTCGAGGTACCAACAGCATATATGATAGCCTGGGCAATACATATGTTGTGGGCATCACCGATGGCAATTTGCATGGTGAGAATCTAAACGGCACCATAGATACTTTTGTATCGAAATACAGCCCGACACGAGTTCGCCAATGGACTCGGTTGATCGGAACCGCAGGGAAACAGGTACTGGGGGCCGGTGTGGCTGTTGATACCTTAGGAAACTTATTTGTGACGGGCAGAGTCTTGGCTGGCGGTTCATGCGTATTGCATGGCGAGTCTTGCGTGGGTTCGAACGATACTTTTCTCGTCAAATACGACTCGGCGGGAACACGTATCTGGACGCGGATTGTAGGCATTGTAGCTGGGAGTGCGATTGCAATGTTTGTCGCCATCGATGCCAATGGCCATAGCCTTATTTCTGGCACTACGACCGGCTCGCTCCATGGTGAGGCTATGACCGGTGCCGGCGCAGCGTTCCTGATCAAATATGATACCGAGGGTGTCCGCGAATGGACGCGCCTTTCCAGCGTTGCCGCAGCTAGCACTGGGGCCTATGGCGTTCGGGCAGATTCCGCCGGTAACTATTACGTATCCGGGGGGTACAACCGGAAATCTCGATTCAGAGGTAAAAGTTGGCACGCAGGATGCATTTCTGATCAAGTATGA
- a CDS encoding M23 family metallopeptidase, translating into MARSQKKYRILWLPQSTVIAVIVGFVCCAGKATRLPPGTEVSRAIMEKNVAGFPEGADRSLAQLKKMTHEDVTLLAWSRDFARGSALLLELESTKSLSDLKLAVNGKDLKLTEGQGCVFALFANSPDSQRKENKLLVSRGSTPVAEFTLPVVQKEYPVAVSKMNVQNFSNQSKPMSQKTIDWIEEGRKKKLKAFVSVDGSYLTQELKYPRDEHKITSPFFIKRVYERFKMVKGKKQKLKGRTSYHGGTDLKGLTGAPIFAVANGVVTLAEHLYYDGKIVMIDHGNGIISGYLHQSELLVKEGDRVVAGQQIGRSGNTGMVTGPHLHIFLSVHGVKADPLSLLVLPIRARN; encoded by the coding sequence ATGGCCCGTTCACAGAAGAAATACCGAATCTTATGGTTGCCACAATCGACCGTTATTGCGGTGATTGTCGGTTTCGTCTGCTGCGCCGGTAAGGCGACCCGGCTGCCACCGGGCACTGAAGTCAGCCGCGCGATCATGGAAAAGAATGTGGCGGGCTTTCCCGAAGGGGCCGACCGCAGCCTCGCACAGCTGAAAAAAATGACGCACGAAGACGTGACGTTGCTCGCCTGGTCGCGTGATTTTGCCCGGGGCAGCGCACTTTTGCTCGAACTTGAGTCGACCAAATCATTGTCTGACCTGAAGCTCGCCGTTAACGGTAAAGATCTGAAACTCACCGAAGGGCAGGGCTGCGTGTTTGCCTTGTTCGCCAATTCACCCGACAGCCAGCGCAAAGAGAACAAGCTGCTCGTCTCGCGCGGTTCAACGCCAGTGGCAGAGTTCACGCTGCCGGTGGTACAGAAAGAGTACCCGGTCGCCGTTTCAAAGATGAACGTTCAGAATTTCTCGAACCAGAGCAAGCCGATGTCGCAGAAAACTATCGACTGGATCGAAGAAGGCCGCAAGAAAAAACTCAAGGCTTTCGTTTCAGTAGATGGTAGCTATCTGACGCAAGAGCTGAAATACCCGCGCGACGAACACAAGATTACCTCTCCTTTCTTTATCAAGAGGGTTTACGAGCGCTTCAAAATGGTTAAGGGCAAGAAGCAAAAGCTGAAAGGCCGCACTTCTTACCACGGGGGCACCGACCTGAAGGGTCTAACTGGCGCGCCGATTTTTGCCGTCGCGAATGGCGTTGTCACGCTCGCCGAGCACCTCTATTACGACGGCAAGATCGTCATGATCGATCACGGCAACGGCATCATTAGCGGCTACCTGCACCAGAGCGAGCTGCTCGTCAAAGAAGGCGATCGTGTCGTCGCAGGTCAGCAGATCGGCCGCTCGGGCAACACCGGCATGGTGACGGGCCCGCACCTGCATATTTTTCTGAGTGTGCACGGAGTCAAAGCCGACCCGCTGAGCCTGCTCGTTTTGCCGATTCGGGCGCGTAACTAG
- a CDS encoding Holliday junction resolvase-like protein → MQFAELRLVLLLAAAVFFLLAGFIIGMRLARYRAESAYVEILRQKEAEWGEGEEQRRKLAIARSRQIIGGNFSEQLAPYLPDFPFDPTEARFIGKPVDFLVFKGLSQGAVQEVVFVEVKSGGSKMNRNEASLKAAIDDKRVRFIEYRVPQNLTRTDEN, encoded by the coding sequence ATGCAATTCGCCGAGCTGCGTCTGGTTCTGCTGCTCGCGGCGGCTGTCTTTTTTCTTTTGGCAGGATTCATCATTGGCATGCGCCTTGCCCGCTATCGGGCAGAGAGCGCGTACGTCGAAATATTGCGGCAGAAAGAGGCCGAGTGGGGTGAAGGCGAAGAACAGCGGCGCAAACTGGCGATTGCCCGCTCACGCCAGATTATTGGCGGTAATTTCAGCGAGCAGCTGGCGCCTTATCTGCCCGATTTTCCGTTCGACCCGACAGAGGCGCGCTTCATTGGCAAACCTGTCGACTTTCTCGTGTTCAAAGGGCTCTCACAGGGCGCAGTTCAAGAGGTTGTGTTTGTCGAGGTAAAATCGGGCGGCAGCAAAATGAACCGAAACGAAGCATCGCTAAAAGCAGCGATCGATGACAAGCGCGTGCGCTTTATCGAATACCGCGTGCCGCAGAATCTGACGCGCACCGACGAGAACTGA
- a CDS encoding YqgE/AlgH family protein, producing MADELALKGKLLVASSAILDGSFNRSVVLIIDHDSRGSLGIVLNHPLPGDGGRKHPLYQGGPVDPDQRSLLHSAGHLASSNEIVDGVHFESSDDLLTELAATDSAYRRYAGYAGWATGQLEYELRTQSWFVLEARADLIFHNDGYDLWRKCLIEKGGIFRYFASTHKSVMLN from the coding sequence ATGGCTGACGAACTCGCGCTCAAAGGCAAGCTGCTCGTCGCGAGCTCGGCCATTCTTGATGGCAGCTTCAACCGCAGCGTCGTGCTGATTATCGACCACGACAGCCGGGGTTCGCTCGGTATCGTACTCAACCACCCGCTGCCGGGCGATGGCGGGCGAAAACATCCCCTCTACCAGGGTGGGCCTGTAGACCCCGACCAGCGCTCGCTGCTGCACAGCGCCGGCCACCTTGCAAGCAGCAATGAAATCGTCGACGGCGTGCATTTCGAAAGCTCAGACGATCTTTTGACCGAACTCGCTGCCACAGACAGCGCCTACCGCCGTTATGCCGGTTATGCCGGCTGGGCCACCGGCCAGCTCGAGTACGAGCTGCGCACGCAGAGCTGGTTCGTGCTCGAGGCGCGCGCCGACCTGATCTTTCACAACGATGGCTACGACCTTTGGCGAAAATGCCTCATCGAAAAAGGCGGAATCTTTCGTTATTTCGCGAGCACGCACAAGAGCGTGATGCTCAATTAA
- a CDS encoding sodium:solute symporter family protein: MMVGFDFVVIALYFVITFAVGALALRRKHETKEDYFLSGRKLPWHLAGLSMVATTFAADTPLAVTGITLGQGIAGNFLWLSLIPSGLLTAVVYARLWRRSDAMTDAEFATLRYSGTGAVFLRKFRALYLALPVNLIIMGWVTTGMAKVLGVFLDYPPWAMLAALYAVTVLYIVFSGLWGVVVTDVLQFFIAMVGCIVLAFVSVGEAGGLAEMWAKAASQLPKGHTEIYPWYFTGPVYVVVVWLGVQWWASWYPGFEPGGGGYVVQRLLSTKDENHAVGASILFNILHFVVRPWPWILTAVAAAVALPQSADHELMFPRAIAAWLPAGLKGLMVAAFLAAFMSTIATHLNWGAAYLVSDVLPGTRLAPRTHRGEIIVSRLAIVALAIGAIAVSRMMQSVRQGWELILMLSAGTGPVYLIRWYWPRMSAASEISAMCASLVLSLALAQIELAQELKLCVVAAGATFVWVSLTLLMRAPDGGAWQTFKAKVRPDSWGWRDVAAFVSAVALTYASFFALGEILQQNFAAAAVNVAIASGACYALVQLIRQRRLN; encoded by the coding sequence ATGATGGTCGGGTTCGACTTTGTCGTCATTGCTCTTTATTTCGTGATCACCTTCGCCGTTGGCGCGCTGGCGCTCAGGCGAAAACATGAAACTAAAGAAGATTATTTTCTTTCTGGCAGAAAACTTCCCTGGCATCTCGCTGGTTTATCGATGGTCGCCACCACGTTTGCCGCCGACACACCTCTCGCCGTAACGGGCATTACGCTCGGTCAGGGTATTGCGGGCAACTTTCTATGGCTGTCGCTGATACCTTCGGGACTCTTAACGGCAGTTGTCTACGCAAGGCTGTGGCGCAGGTCAGACGCGATGACCGATGCGGAGTTCGCAACCTTACGCTACTCAGGCACGGGTGCGGTTTTTTTGCGCAAATTTCGCGCGCTCTATCTCGCTCTGCCTGTGAACCTCATTATCATGGGCTGGGTGACGACCGGCATGGCCAAGGTGCTGGGCGTTTTTCTCGACTATCCGCCCTGGGCGATGCTCGCGGCACTTTATGCCGTGACTGTACTCTACATTGTTTTTTCAGGTCTCTGGGGCGTCGTTGTCACCGACGTGCTGCAGTTTTTTATCGCGATGGTCGGCTGCATCGTGCTCGCCTTCGTCTCAGTCGGCGAGGCGGGCGGTCTCGCCGAAATGTGGGCGAAGGCTGCGTCGCAGCTGCCGAAGGGTCACACCGAAATCTACCCTTGGTATTTTACCGGGCCGGTCTATGTCGTCGTTGTCTGGCTCGGAGTACAGTGGTGGGCGTCGTGGTATCCTGGGTTTGAGCCAGGCGGTGGTGGTTACGTCGTGCAGAGATTGCTCTCGACCAAAGACGAAAACCACGCGGTCGGCGCGTCGATTCTCTTCAATATTCTGCATTTTGTCGTACGCCCCTGGCCCTGGATTCTGACAGCCGTCGCTGCGGCGGTGGCATTGCCGCAGTCTGCAGACCATGAGCTGATGTTCCCGCGTGCGATTGCGGCGTGGTTACCTGCGGGGCTAAAGGGTCTTATGGTCGCTGCCTTTCTCGCGGCGTTCATGTCGACAATCGCCACGCACCTCAACTGGGGCGCAGCGTACCTCGTGAGCGACGTACTGCCTGGAACGCGCCTTGCGCCGCGCACGCACCGCGGTGAAATTATCGTTTCTAGACTCGCGATCGTCGCTCTGGCGATCGGTGCAATCGCGGTATCGCGCATGATGCAGTCGGTTCGCCAGGGTTGGGAGCTCATTTTGATGCTCTCAGCCGGCACGGGCCCCGTTTACCTCATTCGCTGGTATTGGCCTCGCATGAGCGCAGCGAGTGAGATCAGCGCGATGTGCGCATCTCTTGTGCTTTCGCTGGCACTCGCGCAGATTGAACTCGCGCAAGAGCTGAAGCTGTGTGTCGTGGCCGCCGGTGCAACTTTCGTGTGGGTTTCTCTGACACTGCTCATGCGCGCGCCTGACGGTGGCGCGTGGCAGACGTTTAAGGCGAAGGTCAGGCCCGATAGTTGGGGCTGGCGTGATGTTGCTGCATTTGTTTCGGCAGTGGCGCTCACTTATGCTTCATTCTTCGCGCTCGGCGAAATTCTACAGCAGAATTTCGCGGCGGCTGCAGTGAATGTCGCCATTGCCTCGGGCGCGTGTTATGCGCTAGTGCAGCTGATCAGGCAACGCCGCCTTAATTGA
- a CDS encoding GAF domain-containing protein: protein MGLRERASDFSKTTQAAHGIDLGLELRPDLNKRVADSQATSAKPAGLQQKAEAVSARTTAVPKPELPSEREAHAAAGIGHKTQLDAVLNLIEIYKEFGSLRSAADLWQVIAYSLMAQLGTKNIAIFMEDDGRMQLMHALGFTLPADFSFSAAGKLAKLLASAKKPEFVSDLQGALSDSETRFLDSCGARYVAPVLRYEELRGVIVINPPQGEAAFRSDDLFYLKICGELLGAMESQLMLIAGAEEKRAQYSVAQKYRDYAAEFVARLGRADNNEPLKDVLEEELSMHYPDTSVLLMTREDFFLRTHLATGFQRENTAHLEVGLVDAVIEKIKQGQVFFTATDFEGSEAFAFLARYRQIHTHKVLHRQEFLAVAFIAENEIEKVAALRTTIDHYVMQNHASRLRDHATASLNHADNPVMAIKNYIAACEEHLQRADEPFAVVVSSIANYARLHNLHGDGAAAAVRDFTRKTLREIMEAQDFSTEVFHGHFVSVLRQKEAGDAWRLSRMLQKQAAKQFPDEDMRPVYQHKIYARPHIQAIPFELLFKG from the coding sequence ATGGGATTACGCGAGCGGGCAAGCGACTTCTCTAAAACGACGCAGGCTGCGCACGGCATCGACCTGGGCCTGGAGCTGCGCCCAGACCTCAACAAACGCGTTGCCGATTCACAGGCGACCAGCGCAAAGCCAGCGGGTCTGCAGCAAAAAGCTGAGGCCGTATCTGCCCGCACAACTGCTGTGCCCAAACCCGAGCTACCCAGCGAACGCGAGGCGCATGCCGCCGCCGGCATCGGGCACAAGACACAGCTCGACGCGGTTTTAAATCTGATAGAAATCTATAAGGAGTTTGGCTCGCTGCGCTCGGCTGCCGATCTCTGGCAGGTGATTGCCTATTCGCTCATGGCGCAGCTGGGCACAAAAAATATCGCGATCTTCATGGAAGACGACGGGCGTATGCAGCTCATGCATGCACTGGGTTTCACGCTGCCCGCAGACTTCTCGTTCTCTGCGGCCGGCAAACTCGCGAAGCTGCTGGCAAGCGCCAAAAAACCCGAATTTGTCTCAGACCTTCAGGGTGCACTCTCTGATTCTGAAACCCGGTTTCTCGACAGCTGCGGCGCGCGTTATGTGGCGCCGGTTTTGCGTTATGAAGAGCTGCGCGGAGTTATCGTTATCAATCCGCCGCAGGGTGAAGCGGCGTTCAGGTCTGACGACCTGTTTTATCTGAAGATCTGCGGCGAACTTTTGGGTGCAATGGAATCGCAGCTGATGCTCATTGCCGGCGCTGAAGAGAAGCGTGCACAATATAGCGTCGCGCAAAAATACCGCGATTACGCCGCTGAGTTTGTCGCGCGCCTCGGTCGCGCAGACAACAACGAACCACTCAAAGACGTGCTTGAAGAAGAACTCAGCATGCATTACCCCGACACCTCTGTGTTGCTGATGACACGCGAAGATTTTTTTCTGCGCACGCATCTCGCGACAGGCTTTCAGCGCGAGAACACAGCGCACTTAGAAGTCGGCCTCGTCGACGCCGTCATAGAGAAAATCAAACAGGGACAGGTGTTTTTCACCGCGACGGATTTTGAAGGTTCTGAAGCATTCGCCTTTCTTGCGCGTTACCGGCAGATTCACACGCACAAGGTTCTGCACCGGCAAGAGTTTCTCGCGGTCGCCTTTATCGCTGAAAATGAGATTGAGAAAGTCGCGGCGCTGCGCACCACAATCGACCACTACGTGATGCAGAACCATGCCTCACGCCTGCGCGACCACGCCACTGCATCTCTGAACCACGCCGACAACCCGGTGATGGCTATCAAGAACTACATCGCAGCCTGCGAAGAACACCTGCAGCGCGCAGACGAACCTTTCGCCGTGGTTGTCTCGAGCATCGCCAATTACGCGCGGCTGCACAACCTGCACGGCGACGGCGCGGCGGCGGCGGTTCGCGACTTCACGCGCAAGACCCTACGCGAAATCATGGAAGCGCAGGATTTTTCGACTGAAGTTTTTCACGGCCATTTTGTGAGCGTGCTGCGGCAAAAAGAGGCGGGTGACGCCTGGCGCCTGTCGCGCATGCTGCAGAAGCAGGCGGCGAAACAGTTTCCCGATGAAGATATGCGCCCGGTCTACCAGCACAAGATCTACGCAAGGCCGCACATTCAGGCAATACCTTTCGAACTGTTGTTCAAAGGCTAA
- a CDS encoding S49 family peptidase: MLRICALAVIWPFRLCVFLYMRGRGLHRRLIVDLDIHGDYPETPLSHGIWAMLKPARDRFYLLALDLQNILNGVTTGKLRLQRLRITFESHSLGWAQAWELRSLIKAIRAAGVETHAYLLNESRVSLYVATACERVVAPESSGFDLTPFTNETVFLQSLLAKLGVRPQFLSVGDFKSAAEIFTRKGYSPESRKQTEELIGDLESQFWQAIGEKTTKLTRQKHRSLYSATAAQRENLIDEISSYTEFCEQSGEAKKWHEVDIYRATQILRRRTFALTNFRRRKKIALLVAEGNIIESHESRPGTINWHDYREIAGFLKREQIDGAVLRVNSPGGSALVSQLLWREWMLAIGRNKTQETESKQVPLYVSQGNVAASGGYYLSAAGEKIFSAPTTVTGSIGVVGGKLNVSPLLQKWGVSIDRAPKGNPSPVFSAFSDFSAADRKTIAATMQDIYQQFIRDVAAGRNMNAETVKSLASGRVYSGDRALKNGLADERGGLTQALTALKTELKIKATDPVDLIILPGVKEPLFSRSMLPLGLSRALQLTDLARPGVYAVETRCL; encoded by the coding sequence ATGCTTCGAATTTGCGCACTGGCGGTGATCTGGCCGTTTCGCCTCTGCGTTTTTCTCTACATGCGCGGCCGCGGCCTTCACCGCAGACTCATAGTCGACCTCGATATTCACGGGGACTACCCTGAAACTCCTTTGTCGCACGGCATCTGGGCAATGCTGAAACCCGCGCGCGACCGGTTTTATCTGCTCGCGCTCGATCTGCAGAATATTCTGAACGGCGTCACCACGGGCAAACTCAGACTGCAGCGCCTGCGCATTACCTTCGAGTCTCACAGTCTCGGCTGGGCGCAGGCATGGGAACTGCGCAGCCTGATCAAAGCGATTCGCGCAGCGGGGGTCGAGACGCATGCTTACCTCTTGAACGAATCGCGCGTGTCGCTTTACGTCGCCACAGCCTGCGAGCGCGTCGTCGCGCCAGAAAGTTCAGGTTTCGATCTGACACCCTTCACCAACGAGACAGTTTTTTTACAGTCTCTGCTCGCGAAGCTGGGCGTGAGACCGCAGTTCTTGTCCGTGGGGGATTTTAAAAGTGCTGCCGAAATTTTTACCCGCAAGGGCTACTCGCCAGAGTCGCGTAAACAGACTGAAGAGCTGATCGGCGACCTTGAATCACAGTTCTGGCAGGCAATCGGTGAAAAAACCACAAAGCTGACGCGGCAAAAACATCGCAGTCTTTATTCGGCGACCGCGGCGCAGCGCGAGAACCTGATCGATGAAATTTCTTCGTATACAGAATTTTGCGAACAGAGCGGCGAAGCCAAGAAGTGGCATGAAGTTGACATCTACCGGGCCACGCAGATTTTGAGGCGTCGAACTTTTGCCCTGACGAATTTTCGTCGGCGCAAAAAAATCGCCCTGCTCGTCGCCGAAGGCAACATCATTGAAAGCCATGAATCGCGGCCGGGAACAATCAACTGGCACGACTACCGTGAAATCGCCGGCTTTTTAAAGCGCGAGCAGATCGACGGCGCCGTGCTGCGTGTCAACAGCCCCGGCGGGTCGGCGCTGGTTTCGCAACTGCTGTGGCGCGAGTGGATGCTCGCGATCGGCAGAAACAAGACCCAAGAGACAGAGAGCAAACAGGTGCCGCTTTATGTTTCGCAGGGCAATGTCGCCGCATCGGGAGGTTATTACCTCTCTGCTGCGGGCGAAAAAATCTTCTCCGCCCCGACCACCGTGACGGGGTCAATCGGCGTCGTCGGTGGCAAATTAAATGTCAGCCCTCTGTTGCAGAAATGGGGTGTGTCGATCGACCGCGCCCCGAAGGGAAATCCTTCGCCGGTATTTTCGGCTTTTTCCGATTTTAGCGCGGCTGATCGCAAGACGATTGCCGCCACGATGCAAGACATCTATCAGCAGTTCATTCGTGACGTGGCGGCAGGGCGCAACATGAATGCCGAAACGGTGAAATCTTTGGCTTCGGGACGTGTCTACTCGGGCGACCGGGCGCTCAAAAACGGACTCGCCGACGAACGTGGCGGCCTGACGCAGGCACTCACCGCACTGAAAACTGAGCTGAAAATCAAAGCAACTGACCCCGTTGATCTCATTATTCTGCCGGGTGTGAAAGAACCCCTCTTTTCGCGGTCGATGCTGCCCCTGGGGCTGAGCCGGGCGCTGCAGCTCACCGACCTTGCCCGCCCCGGAGTTTATGCCGTTGAGACGCGCTGCCTTTAG